In Chthoniobacterales bacterium, one genomic interval encodes:
- the gpmA gene encoding 2,3-diphosphoglycerate-dependent phosphoglycerate mutase — protein MHKIVLLRHGESTWNKENRFTGWTDVDLTDKGREEAKNAGKLLRGEGYSFDIAYCSVLKRALRTLWIVLDELDELWIPVEKSWRLNERHYGALQGLNKSETAAKYGEDQVLVWRRSYDIPPPPLEKTDERWPGFDPRYKGLPESDLPLTECLKDTVDRFLPYWHEVIAPQVRAGKKVVIAAHGNSLRALVKYLDDLSEEEVLKLNIPTGVPLVYELDDKLKPLRHYYLGDQEAIAAAMAAVASQGKAK, from the coding sequence ATGCACAAAATCGTATTGCTCAGGCACGGCGAAAGCACGTGGAACAAGGAAAACCGCTTCACCGGTTGGACGGATGTCGATCTCACGGACAAGGGTCGCGAGGAGGCGAAAAACGCCGGCAAGCTCCTGCGCGGCGAGGGGTATTCCTTCGATATCGCTTATTGCTCTGTGCTGAAGCGCGCGCTCCGCACGCTGTGGATCGTCCTCGACGAACTGGATGAACTTTGGATCCCTGTCGAGAAATCGTGGCGGCTCAACGAGCGGCATTACGGCGCGCTGCAGGGCCTCAACAAATCGGAAACGGCCGCGAAATACGGCGAGGACCAGGTGCTTGTCTGGCGCCGCAGCTATGACATTCCGCCCCCGCCGTTGGAGAAAACCGACGAACGCTGGCCGGGGTTCGATCCGCGCTACAAGGGTCTCCCCGAAAGCGATCTTCCTCTCACCGAATGCCTGAAAGATACCGTTGATCGTTTCCTGCCTTACTGGCACGAGGTCATCGCTCCGCAGGTGCGCGCCGGCAAGAAGGTGGTCATTGCCGCGCACGGCAACTCGCTGCGAGCCCTCGTCAAATACCTCGACGACCTCTCCGAGGAGGAAGTGCTCAAGCTCAACATCCCGACGGGTGTGCCTTTGGTTTACGAACTCGACGACAAGCTCAAGCCGCTGCGCCATTACTACCTTGGCGACCAGGAGGCCATCGCCGCGGCCATGGCTGCGGTTGCCTCGCAGGGCAAAGCGAAATAG